GTCTCCTCTTGGAACAACTCTGACAGATAAGGTGCTTTAGATTTCACATATCTTAGTACATGAGCTTATCAGTGAAAAGTACACACATTCCATCAGTACGGCCGTGAACGGTTTCCCCCATGTTGATGTCTATCAGGCCCAGAGCCTCCATCTCTGTAGTTGTCTCTACGTCCAccaccataaccaccacctctaccaccgccaccaccactgtaataaccaaaaaaagaagagaagagaacaAAATTTGGCCATTAGAATTTGTAACTACATGAATAACAAAGAATTCTGAGACAGTTTTTGCTTCTGGACTGCTTTACACATCAAATTTTcacaatatattgtttataaCAGAAGACACCATACTGCACTTCTGGTGCCATAGCACTATGCCAACAACTTCAAAGAGAAATATCTAGCTTTATTGACAATTTAAATTAggttcaaaaggaaaaactaaataTTCTGCTTTGTGGGAGAAAACAATAGATAGAAGGGTAAGTTTAACGAGATAATCATGAGTTTAAACTTGGGGAAGCTTGTAGTCAATTGGCAAGTGGGAGCAATTGATCCCACCTGCCCTTACTTGGCTCCGTCCTTGTAGCAATCTATTAATTATGTAAACGCATGAATATGATCAACGAATTACAAAACATAGCCATTTTTGCTGCGTAGTAATCGAGACGGAGCCAAATAAGGACAAGTGGTGTCAACAGACCCCACCTGCCAACTGGCTCCAAAGCTTCTCAAAGCCTAAAGTTAAATCTTGTTCCCCTAAAACCTGCCCTTTAGTCTCTTGTTTGTCCCCACAAAGTAGGATACCATCCTTCACGAATTACCAATTCATACATTAACCTCCACcgcctttttgtttttgtttctattCTATCAGACTTTAAAAAAAAAGATGGATCTGAAGTCTGCATATACCCGGAATGGACAAACTACGTAGAAAGTAGGTTCGCATCCATTCTGAATTCTTAAAAGTAGAAAAACCTATTAAGTTGTCATGCCAAGTAATATGTTGACAGCTGCGACCCAGAACAACATAGACTTGAGCACACTTTTGTTGATATTACTAAATCAAGTGCACACAAGACAGCCAAGTATTCAGGAAGTTAATATGCACAGAGGTGGTTATCATGGGGAAGCATGCCCTTCATAGTTGAAATGTTGAAGAATGATATGTTGATATTCAAACTACAACTGCCAGATTCATCTTCAGGTGTAAGACCTATGAAAATCAGAATTCCTAGTGATGATATGTAACACTTATAAGTATGTATCACAGCGTTTCTAACAGCTAATAGACTAGCTCGCTCAAATGATATTTCAAGCTGGTAGCAATCTTACCTAGAAGCAATTAATGACAAACCATTGCACTTAGGAATACAACAAAATTAGAACAACTTTCTCGACATATTTGACATGCTAATTCGTTATTGAGCAAGAAAGGCACTGTATAGTCCTTGATGATACGTAAGTCAGCATGGTTCGCAGTCTAAACTGTGCTTTAAAAACAGGGCCTAGAAATAGAGCGAGAAGGAGAAAGGTACCCTTGTCCAAAAGCAGGTGCAGGTCTGGGTGCAGATTTTGCCGCCATCGTAACAGTGATTTTATTACCCCGCAACTCGTGATCTAATAGGTAGGAGAAAACATGTGTTAATACTAGTCTGATATGAGCACAGATCAATTCAGATATTTCCCTTGAGAAAACTTACTGTTGTAAAACCCTCCAGCAGCATGTGCGGCGGAAGGATCTTCATATGACAGAACTCCATCTCCTTTGGGTTTTCCAGAATCATCTGTGTAAAGCTTAATGTTCCAGGGCCATTGATCCTTGTATCCTCTCTTTTGTTTTATCCTTGCAATCTACACAGCGGTAGCAATATTAGCATAAAATAAAAATTCACTGGATAAAAGTTGCCTAGTGCATGACATAATATATTCTCGTCACTAGAATGCAGGTACAGCAAAGAAACGAGTATACTAGTCGATGCATCATATTTACACAATGAAAATATCACTGCGGGATGATACAAGACTTCTATCGAAATAACAACATTACATCAGAAGCAGAATAGCTAGTTCAAATCAAGAAAAACGCATATCACTAATAATTTCTGGTATTTCTAGTTGTGGGTATTAGATGATTCTGTCACTGCCAAACAGTAAGCATAGGATCGCATAAAGGCTTGCAATTGGCAACAATATATTACGTGGGGAAATCAACAGTAACATGAATATGATCGATTTTCGGCTGAAGGTACTCATGGTATAAACGCAACATACTTAGAGAACAGATAAGGAAGATATTTTTACACACCTGACCTATCCCTCCAAAAAGCTCTCTTAGCTCATCAGTAGTCACATCCAAGGGCAGATTTGATATGTAGATCCTTGAATTATCACAATTGTCACCACATTTTCCTTCTTCACATTGCTTCACTTCTACTTCAGGTTCAGCAGATCCACCACCATAACCACCTCCTCCAGAGTTTCGAGCACCAGAATTACCACCATAACCACCATCATATCCACCTTGTGAACCTCCTCTACCACTTCCTCTTGTATCACTAGAACCATTATAAGAACCTCCCCGACCACCACTGCCTCTATCGTTGGAGCCTCCATATGAACCTCCTCTACCACCTCGTTTATCATCTCCGTAACTTGGAGTACCACCACCGTATGATGGAGGATATGCATTCGGTCCACCAGTGTAGCTAGTAGGTGGAGGAACTGCATCAGTTCCATAATTACTATTCCCACCACCACCATAACTACTAGGAGGAGGATAATTTCCACCAGCTCCACCGTAAGATGCTGCTGCAGGAGGGGGCTGTCCATAACTACCTCCACGGCCACCACTGCGATCTCCACCTTGGTATCCACCACTCCCACCATATCCCCCACCACTCTCACCTCTGTTATAACCACcccctcctccaccaccacctccacctccactaGTTTTCGGAGTACCACATTTATTACACTCAGTTCTTTTAGCGAAGTTGGAATTCCCACAACTTGAACACAAAACACAGAattccaaagaccaatatcaactTCTAATTCACAGAAAGCAATACATAATatgaaacaataaaataaaatacacacATTAGGAAGATAAAATCAACATACCTTGAATTAGGGCACATCCAATCACCATCTCTTCCATTACCACCACCTCCGCGTCCTCCACCGCCTCCACGTCCACCACGATCTCCTCCACCTTGGTATCC
The nucleotide sequence above comes from Papaver somniferum cultivar HN1 unplaced genomic scaffold, ASM357369v1 unplaced-scaffold_115, whole genome shotgun sequence. Encoded proteins:
- the LOC113329209 gene encoding transcription initiation factor TFIID subunit 15b-like produces the protein MSGMYGDESGPPRGGGGGYGNSGGGGGYGGSSGGGGGYGGGRREGSSGGGGGYGGNSQSRGGGGGYQGGGDRGGGRGGGYQGGGDRGGRGGGGGRGGGGNGRDGDWMCPNSSCGNSNFAKRTECNKCGTPKTSGGGGGGGGGGGYNRGESGGGYGGSGGYQGGDRSGGRGGSYGQPPPAAASYGGAGGNYPPPSSYGGGGNSNYGTDAVPPPTSYTGGPNAYPPSYGGGTPSYGDDKRGGRGGSYGGSNDRGSGGRGGSYNGSSDTRGSGRGGSQGGYDGGYGGNSGARNSGGGGYGGGSAEPEVEVKQCEEGKCGDNCDNSRIYISNLPLDVTTDELRELFGGIGQIARIKQKRGYKDQWPWNIKLYTDDSGKPKGDGVLSYEDPSAAHAAGGFYNNHELRGNKITVTMAAKSAPRPAPAFGQGGGGGGRGGGYGGGRRDNYRDGGSGPDRHQHGGNRSRPY